In Prunus dulcis chromosome 1, ALMONDv2, whole genome shotgun sequence, the following are encoded in one genomic region:
- the LOC117629646 gene encoding uncharacterized protein LOC117629646, producing MALSVSSIATLTRFSSFYFNRISKRFSSRAPTKTHNRPQMSFSSSSPTEPKQSEKISAPYGSWKSQITADVVSGASKRLGGTAVDSLGRLIWLESRPSESGRAVLVREPDRPEGESVDITPKDYAVRTLAQEYGGGAFSVSGDTLIFSNYKDQRLYKQSLSSNDSSPVPLTPDYGGPVVSYADGVFDARFNRFVTVQEDRRQSSTNSTTTIVTVGLDGKNIREPEVLVGGTDFYAFPRLDPKGERLAWIEWCHPNMPWDQAQLWVGYISDSGEVHKRICVAGSDPTIKESPIEPKWSSKGELYFITDRKSGYWNLYKWVESNNEVISVYSLDAEFSKPLWVFGINSYEFIQSHEQKNVIACSYRQNGRSYLGILDDAQGSLSLLNIPFTDIDNITLGINCLYVEGASEIDPLSVAKVTLDEDKSKAVDFKIIWSSSPDCLKYKSYFSLPELIEFPTEVPGQTAFAYFYPPSNPNYQATHDEKPPMLLKSHGGPTAESRGILNLSVQYWTSRGWAYVDVNYGGSTGYGREYRERLLKKWGIVDVDDCCSCAKYLVGSGKADGERLCITGGSAGGYTTLAALAFRDTFKAGASLYGVADLNMLRAETHKFESHYIDNLVGSEKDYYDRSPINFADKFSCPIILFQGLEDKVVPPDQARKIYKALKEKGLPVALVEYEGEQHGFRKAENIKFTLEQQMVFFARLVGRFKVADEINPIKIDNFD from the exons ATGGCTCTCTCAGTCTCATCCATAGCTACTCTCACTCGCTTCTCGTCTTTTTACTTCAATCGTATTAGTAAACGCTTCAGCTCCAGAGCCCCAACTAAGACCCACAACCGCCCGCAAATGTcgttttcttcatcttctcccACGGAGCCCAAGCAATCAGAGAAAATCTCAGCTCCTTACGGCTCCTGGAAATCCCAAATCACCGCCGATGTCGTCTCCGGTGCATCCAAGCGACTCGGCGGCACCGCCGTCGATTCCCTCGGCCGCCTCATCTGGCTCGAGTCTCGCCCCTCTGAATCAGG ACGAGCGGTTCTGGTGAGAGAACCGGATAGACCGGAGGGTGAATCGGTTGATATTACGCCCAAGGACTATGCGGTTCGGACTCTGGCTCAGGAGTACGGAGGTGGCGCCTTCAGCGTTTCTGGGGATACACTCATTTTCTCCAATTACAAGGATCAACGCCTTTACAAGCAGTCCCTGAGTTCCAATG ATTCTTCACCTGTACCACTCACTCCAGATTATGGTGGCCCAGTTGTTAGTTATGCCGATGGGGTGTTTGATGCACGGTTTAACCGGTTTGTCACTGTCCAGGAAG ATCGTCGTCAAAGCAGTACAAATTCGACAACAACAATTGTAACAGTAGGGCTAGACGGCAAGAACATTCGGG AACCAGAAGTACTAGTAGGCGGAACTGATTTCTATGCTTTCCCCCGTTTGGATCCCAAAGGTGAACGACTGGCATGGATTGAATGGTGCCATCCTAACATGCCATGGGATCAGGCTCAACTTTGGGTTGGGTATATATCTGACAGCGG AGAAGTCCATAAACGAATCTGTGTTGCTGGCTCTGATCCTACGATTAAGGAGTCTCCAATTGAACCCAAGTGGTCCTCTAAAG GGGAGCTATATTTTATTACAGACAGAAAAAGTGGGTACTGGAATCTCTATAAATGG GTTGAGTCTAACAATGAGGTGATATCAGTTTATTCCTTGGATGCTGAGTTTTCTAAACCGCTATGGGTTTTTGGCATCAATTCTTATGAATTTATTCAGAGCCATGAACAAAAAAACGTAATTGCTTGCAGCTATAG GCAGAATGGGAGGTCATATCTTGGAATTCTGGATGATGCTCAGGGCTCACTATCTCTGCTTAACATTCCTTTCACAGATATTGATAATATT ACTTTGGGGATCAATTGCCTATACGTGGAAGGAGCATCAGAAATTGATCCGTTGTCTGTGGCTAAG GTTACTTTGGATGAAGATAAATCGAAAGCAGTTGATTTCAAGATTATTTGGTCTTCTTCACCTGATTGCTTAAAATACAAGTCTTACTTCAGCCTACCTGAATTAATTGAATTCCCAACAGAAGTTCCTGGTCAAACTGCCTTTGCATACTTTTATCCACCATCAAATCCCAATTACCAAGCTACTCATGATGAAAAGCCTCCAATGTTATTGAAAAGCCATG GAGGGCCCACAGCTGAATCACGTGGAATCTTAAATCTGAGTGTTCAGTACTGGACTAGTCGTGGTTGGGCATATGTTGACGTTAACTATGGTGGAAGCACTG GTTATGGCAGGGAATATCGTGAACGGCTCTTGAAGAAATGGGGAATTGTGGATGTAGATGATTGTTGCAGTTGTGCTAAATATCTG GTGGGTTCTGGAAAGGCAGATGGGGAGCGCCTTTGTATTACTGGGGGCTCTGCAGGTGGCTACACAACCTTAGCTGCCCTTGCTTTTAGAGACACCTTCAAGGCAGGAGCTTCCTTGTATGGC GTAGCCGACTTAAACATGTTGAGGGCAGAAACTCACAAATTTGAATCTCATTATATTGATAATCTCGTTG GCAGTGAAAAGGATTACTATGATAGGTCACCAATCAACTTTGCTGATAAGTTTTCTTGCCCGATAATCTTGTTCCAAGGATTGGAAGACAAG GTCGTACCCCCAGATCAAGCTCGTAAAATATACAAAGCTTTGAAGGAAAAGGGTTTGCCTGTTGCTCTTGTGGAGTACGAAGGAGAACAACATGGTTTCCGTAAG GCTGAGAACATCAAGTTCACGCTGGAACAGCAAATGGTTTTCTTCGCACGTTTAGTTGGACGCTTCAAGGTCGCTGATGAGATTAATCCGATCAAAATTGACAACTTCGATTAA
- the LOC117629652 gene encoding protein MIZU-KUSSEI 1, which yields MPSVHSSPFYHMENSAILNFLRHSHTPGQKRSSKSSSGGLLKMFKLFPMLTSGCKMVALLGRPRKPLLKDNATTGTIFGYRKGRVSLAIQEDPHCMPLFVIELPMHSSVFHKEMASDIVRIALESETKTNKKKLLEEFVWAVYCNGRKVGYSIRRKQMSEDELHVMQTLRGVSMGAGVLPSPSEKEYASDGELTYIRARFERVVGSKDSEALYMINPDGAAGPELSIFIVRAH from the coding sequence ATGCCGTCTGTGCACTCTAGCCCCTTCTACCACATGGAAAACTCTGCTATATTGAATTTTCTCCGGCATAGTCACACACCGGGCCAAAAACGTTCATCAAAGTCTTCATCCGGAGGCCTTCTCAAGATGTTCAAACTCTTCCCCATGTTGACATCGGGCTGCAAAATGGTGGCCTTGTTGGGAAGACCCCGAAAGCCTTTACTTAAGGACAATGCCACCACAGGTACAATTTTCGGGTATCGAAAAGGCAGGGTAAGCCTGGCCATACAAGAAGACCCTCATTGCATGCCACTCTTTGTGATAGAGCTGCCAATGCACAGTAGTGTGTTCCACAAGGAAATGGCATCGGATATAGTCCGAATCGCGCTGGAGAGCGAGACCAAGACgaacaagaagaagctgcTGGAGGAGTTCGTTTGGGCTGTGTATTGTAATGGAAGAAAGGTGGGTTATTCGATTCGGAGGAAGCAAATGTCAGAGGATGAGCTTCATGTTATGCAGACTTTGAGGGGTGTTTCAATGGGGGCAGGGGTGCTTCCAAGCCCGTCCGAAAAAGAATATGCATCGGATGGGGAACTGACCTACATAAGGGCGAGGTTTGAGAGGGTTGTTGGATCAAAGGACTCTGAGGCTTTGTATATGATCAATCCAGATGGGGCTGCAGGGCCAGAATTAAGCATTTTCATTGTAAGAGCTCACTAG